The Plasmodium brasilianum strain Bolivian I chromosome 14, whole genome shotgun sequence genome contains a region encoding:
- a CDS encoding serine hydroxymethyltransferase encodes MFNNDPLESLDKELYDILVDEEKRQRETINLIASENLMNNGVRECLGNRVSNKYSEGYPRKRYYGGNDYIDKIEELCCKRALEAFNVSDEEWGVNVQPLSGSAANVQALYALVGVKGKIMGMHLCSGGHLTHGFFDEKKKVSITSDMFESKLYKCNSEGYVDFDNVHEMALSFKPKVIICGYTSYPRDIDYKKFRAICDEVGAYLLADISHISSFVACNLLNNPFIYADVVTTTTHKILRGPRSALIFFNKKKNPGLDQKINSAVFPSFQGGPHNNKIAAVACQLKEVHSDFFKEYTKQVLLNSKALAQYLINNNIDLVTNGTDNHLIVVDLRKYGITGSKLQETCNSINVALNKNTIPSDVDCVSPSGIRIGTPAMTTRGAKEKDMKFIADILARAIKITVDLQQQFGKKLVDFKKGLTNNADIDQLKKEVVQWAGNLPFP; translated from the exons ATG TTTAACAATGACCCTTTGGAAAGTTTGGACAAGGAGCTGTATGATATATTAGTGGACGAGGAAAAAAGACAGAGAGAAACTATAAATCTCATTGCTTCAGAG AATCTAATGAACAATGGAGTGCGCGAATGCTTGGGAAATCGCGTGAGCAACAAATACTCGGAAGGATACCCAAGGAAGAGGTATTACGGAGGTAACGACTACATTGATAAGATTGAAGAGCTGTGTTGTAAAAGAGCATTGGAAGCATTCAATGTAAGTGATGAAGAATGGGGGGTTAATGTTCAACCCTTGTCAGGATCTGCTGCTAATGTACAAGCCTTATATGCTTTAGTAGGAgtaaaagggaaaattatGGGTATGCATCTATGTTCTGGAGGGCACTTAACACATGGTTtttttgatgaaaaaaaaaaggtatcaATAACATCTGATATGTTTGAatctaaattatataaatgtaatagtGAGGGATATGTAGACTTTGATAATGTTCATGAAATGGCATTATCATTTAAACCAAAGGTAATAATATGTGGTTATACAAGTTACCCTAGAGATATAGATTACAAAAAGTTTCGTGCTATTTGCGATGAAGTAGGGGCATATTTACTAGCAGATATTTCACATATATCAAGTTTTGTTGCATGCAATTTGCTAAATAatccatttatatatgcagaTGTAGTAACTACAACtacacataaaatattaagaggACCTAGAAGTgctcttatattttttaacaaaaaaaaaaatccagGATTAgatcaaaaaattaatagtgCAGTTTTTCCAAGTTTTCAAGGTGGAcctcataataataaaatagctGCTGTTGCTTGTCAGTTGAAAGAAGTACATTctgatttttttaaagaatatacAAAACAAGTCTTACTAAATAGTAAAGCTTTAGCacaatatttaattaataacaaCATTGATCTTGTTACTAATGGTACCGATAATCATCTTATTGTTGTAgatttaagaaaatatggTATTACAGGATCGAAATTACAAGAAACATGCAATTCTATTAATGTagctttaaataaaaatactattCCTTCTGATGTGGATTGTGTATCACCAAGTGGTATCCGTATAGGTACTCCTGCTATGACTACTAGAGGAGCTAAAGAAAAGGATATGAAATTTATTGCTGACATATTGGCGAgagcaataaaaataactgtAGATCTACAACAACAgtttggaaaaaaattagtggattttaaaaaaggtcTTACCAATAACGCGGATATTGATCAGTTAAAAAAGGAGGTCGTTCAGTGGGCGGGCAATTTGCCTTTCCCCTGa
- a CDS encoding ATP synthase subunit beta: MHRLRLFRGCINRKVGIPTKCCNPKIHFRCISSNENLNLKKNANTSNRSGEGVGKSNEVNKGSGGKGSTKIGKISQVIGAVVDVEFEDTPPSILNALEVEIDNKKLILEVAQHLGNKVVRTIAMDATDGLVRGQQVSDSGKPISVPVGKETLGRIMNVIGEPIDECGDIKYKKMLPIHRDPPLFTDQSTEPALLITGIKVVDLIAPYAKGGKIGLFGGAGVGKTVLIMELINNVAKKHGGYSVFAGVGERTREGNDLYHEMITTGVIKKKKIGNNNEYDFNGSKAALVYGQMNEPPGARARVALTGLTVAEYFRDEENQDVLLFVDNIYRFTQAGSEVSALLGRIPSAVGYQPTLSTDLGALQERITTTKNGSITSVQAVYVPADDLTDPAPATTFSHLDATTVLSRSIAELGIYPAVDPLDSTSRMLTPDIVGAEQYEVARNVQQILQDYKSLQDIIAILGIDELSEQDKLTVARARKVQRFLSQPFAVAEVFTGKPGRFVELEDTIKGFSELLKGDCDDLPEMAFYMVGGMDEVKSKAVEMAKQIS, encoded by the coding sequence ATGCACAGACTCAGATTATTTAGGGGGTGTATTAACAGAAAAGTTGGTATACCAACAAAATGTTGTAACCCGAAGATTCATTTCCGTTGTATTAGTAGTAATGAAAATCtaaatctaaaaaaaaatgcaaatacGTCGAACAGAAGCGGTGAAGGAGTAGGTAAGAGTAATGAAGTTAACAAAGGTAGTGGGGGTAAAGGAAGTACGAAAATAGGAAAGATATCACAAGTAATAGGAGCTGTTGTGGATGTCGAATTTGAAGACACGCCGCCATCTATTTTAAATGCACTAGAAGTTGAAATAGATAATAAGAAATTAATTTTAGAAGTAGCGCAGCATTTAGGTAATAAGGTAGTTAGAACAATAGCTATGGATGCAACGGATGGTTTGGTAAGAGGACAACAAGTGTCTGATAGTGGAAAACCTATTAGTGTGCCTGTAGGTAAAGAAACGTTAGGCAGAATTATGAATGTTATAGGAGAACCTATTGATGAGTGTGGagatattaaatataaaaagatgtTACCTATACATAGAGATCCACCATTATTTACAGATCAGAGTACAGAACCTGCACTGTTAATAACTGGAATTAAAGTTGTTGATTTAATAGCTCCATATGCTAAAGGAGGAAAAATTGGTTTATTTGGAGGTGCAGGAGTAGGTAAGACTGTATTAATTATGGAGTTAATCAATAACGTTGCAAAGAAACATGGTGGATATTCCGTTTTTGCAGGAGTTGGTGAAAGAACAAGAGAAGGAAATGATTTATACCACGAAATGATAACAACTggtgttattaaaaaaaaaaaaattggaaataataatgaatatgaTTTTAATGGTTCTAAAGCTGCATTAGTATATGGACAAATGAATGAACCACCTGGTGCTCGTGCAAGAGTAGCATTAACAGGATTAACTGTTGCTGAATATTTCAGAGATGAAGAAAATCAagatgtattattatttgtagataatatatatagatttaCACAAGCAGGTTCAGAAGTTTCTGCTTTATTAGGGCGCATACCATCAGCTGTAGGTTATCAACCGACATTATCAACTGATTTAGGTGCATTACAAGAAAGAATtacaacaacaaaaaatgGTTCTATTACATCTGTTCAAGCAGTTTATGTACCTGCTGATGATCTAACTGATCCTGCTCCTGCAACCACTTTTTCACATCTAGATGCAACAACTGTTTTATCAAGATCTATAGCGGAATTAGGTATATATCCAGCTGTCGATCCATTAGATTCAACTTCACGTATGTTGACACCAGATATTGTTGGAGCTGAACAGTATGAAGTGGCAAGAAATGTACAACAAATATTACAAGATTATAAATCTCTTCAAGATATTATTGCTATTTTAGGTATTGATGAATTATCGGAACAGGATAAATTGACCGTTGCCAGGGCAAGAAAGGTACAGAGATTCTTATCTCAACCATTTGCTGTTGCAGAAGTTTTTACTGGAAAACCAGGTAGATTTGTTGAACTTGAAGATACAATAAAAGGATTTTCAGAGCTCCTCAAAGGGGATTGTGATGACTTACCTGAAATGGCATTTTACATGGTTGGTGGAATGGACGAGGTTAAGTCCAAGGCCGTCGAGATGGCCAAGCAGATATCCTAG
- a CDS encoding N6-adenosine-methyltransferase, with product MKNPNSEDPKDSIHKNINSANFKTNIINSNKGNVNFNQPNFQNCVPYNNAKQSNNNVAYHQYANKNYANPSSYVNNSNSNSNATPNFPKIMNYSNSGNFTNSYNKNYNYDYNLNYPNAGGNSNNKDNNGSSSHQISSSHNINSNPYINSSPYSSSNPYSSSNPYSSSNPYSSSNPYSSSNHQGSVKDPVNYYISMNMNNSSMNNPVNHNMSTAPNNNMPNNMYTNKNYNFAKSPYINYAHGNTNIIKNGSTNNAYSIMPTADSLNIEGQNTFSYDKNLKNTKYGGVNNNNEKGKSILPDFNKSNYPYINYNVNSSVKMNGISSSNVKNNSSNSAMYINYSHRSSGNLSSNCNSGSNKCSTMRNHKAVVPPPNMGIFPPSTNNSAYSFINGSNSSSSTKNVNNMNNNVNNNMNNNMNNNMNNNMNNNMNNNMNNNMNNNMNNNINNNMNNNMNNNINNNINNNVNNINSINNMSSSTTSSNNFHGQKNNSVLYAPAPPSDKDCMKYDKRNSAAMHTSEDTIMKDMKKHDHFFYENSQSLQYSRQALPTRSHGGIHSKTYQNERSTNSINRLNSASNVGSVSNFNIANDMYNLNNSNYVNNFKHMSNDPNTGPGNNSNKGPNNNPNGILNDIPNNSPNNNPSSYFANVDSSNSRTSSNVNMKKEENCKSNTCNINVDGRERLQNDYNQNFVNTGERPQNFIRDSDENKRFTKYPKLKQLLELKNIIIKKRSTPARYISCDLRTFELGSLDIKFDVILIDPPWKEYYDRKIHNLDILNNMHIDNYDLNNDINDEKDKYWSLDDIGNLEIEKIAEIPSFLFLWCGVTHLEDARILLNRWGYRRCEDICWLKTNINEKNKKIKYLNEINNENSYLQRTTEHCLVGIKGAVRRSYDIHLIHANLDTDVIIAEETDENIYNNNKPEELYKIIEKFCLGRRKIELFGTNRNIRNGWLTLGKNMDTTLFNKEEYISWFEGDIAWPEATSYVGGKYMGTTSEIENLRPKSPPRNANG from the coding sequence atgaaaaaccCCAATAGTGAAGATCCGAAGGATAGTATCCATAAAAACATTAACTCGGCAAATTTCAAAACGAACATAATTAATAGCAACAAAGGAAACGTAAATTTTAACCAACCAAATTTCCAAAATTGTGTTCCTTATAATAATGCTAAGCAGTCGAATAATAACGTGGCATACCATCAGTATGCAAATAAAAACTATGCCAATCCAAGTAGTTatgttaataatagtaacagtaatagtaatgcTACCCCGAATTTCCccaaaattatgaattacAGTAATAGCGGGAATTTTACaaatagttataataaaaattataattacgATTATAATTTGAATTACCCGAATGCAGGtggtaacagtaataataaagataataatGGCAGTAGTAGTCATCAAATCAGTAGCAGTCATAACATTAATAGTAACCCCTACATCAATAGTAGCCCCTACAGTAGTAGTAACCCCTACAGCAGTAGTAACCCCTACAGCAGTAGTAACCCCTACAGTAGTAGTAACCCCTACAGTAGTAGTAATCATCAGGGAAGTGTAAAGGATCCAGTGAACTATTATATAAGCATGAACATGAATAATAGTAGTATGAATAACCCTGTGAACCACAATATGAGCACAGCCCCAAACAATAATATGCCAAACAATATGTATACGAACAAAAACTATAACTTTGCTAAATCCccttatataaattatgcaCACGGTAAtactaatattataaaaaatggtaGCACCAATAATGCTTACTCAATAATGCCAACAGCAGACAGCCTAAATATTGAAGGACAAAACACTTTTTCGTATGACAAGAATTTAAAGAATACAAAATATGGAGGtgtgaataataataatgaaaagggtaaaagtatattaccagattttaataaaagtaattatccatacataaattataacgTAAATAGTAGTGTAAAGATGAATGGTATATCTAGCTCTAATGTAAAAAACAATAGCAGTAACAGTGctatgtacataaattataGTCATAGAAGTAGTGGTAATTTGAGCAGCAATTGCAACAGTGGTAGTAATAAATGCAGCACTATGCGAAATCACAAGGCAGTTGTTCCTCCGCCAAATATGGGTATTTTTCCCCCAAGCACGAATAACAGTGCATATAGCTTCATAAATggtagtaatagtagtagtagtactaAAAATGtcaataatatgaataataatgtgaataataatatgaataataatatgaataataatatgaataataatatgaataataatatgaataataatatgaataataatatgaataataatatgaataataatattaataataatatgaataataatatgaataataatattaataataatattaataataatgttaataatattaatagtattaataatatgagTAGTAGTACCACCAGTAGCAATAATTTCCATGGGCAAAAAAATAACTCAGTCTTATATGCACCAGCTCCTCCGAGTGACAAGGACTGTATGAAGTATGACAAAAGAAATAGTGCAGCGATGCATACCTCTGAGGATACTATTATGAAAGATATGAAAAAACatgatcattttttttatgaaaattcaCAAAGCCTACAGTATTCGAGGCAAGCCTTGCCTACCCGCAGCCATGGTGGCATACACAGTAAGACATATCAAAATGAAAGGAGCACAAACAGTATAAACCGCTTAAACAGTGCAAGCAATGTGGGTAGTGTGAGCAACTTTAATATTGCAAATGATATGTACAATTTGAACAATtcaaattatgtaaataatttcaaGCACATGAGTAACGACCCGAATACTGGTCCAGGTAACAACTCGAATAAAGGACCGAATAACAATCCGAATGGCATCCTGAATGATATCCCGAATAACAGCCCAAATAACAACCCGAGTAGCTATTTTGCGAACGTTGATTCTAGTAACAGTAGGACGTCGTCAAatgtaaatatgaaaaaagaagagaattGCAAAAGTAATACTTGCAATATTAATGTAGATGGTCGAGAAAGACTACAGAATGATTATAatcaaaattttgtaaatacaGGAGAGAGACCACAAAATTTCATAAGAGATagtgatgaaaataaaagatttaCAAAATACCCAAAACTTAAACAGTTATTAGaactgaaaaatattattataaagaaaaggtCAACACCTGCTCGATATATTAGCTGTGACTTGAGAACATTTGAATTAGGAAGTTTAGACATAAAATTTGATGTGATTCTAATAGATCCACCATGGAAAGAATATTATGATAGAAAAATACATAACttagatatattaaataatatgcatatagataattatgatttaaataatgatataaatgatgaaaaagataaatattgGTCTTTAGATGATATAGGAAATTTGGAAATTGAAAAGATTGCAGAAATAccatcttttctttttttatggtGTGGAGTAACACATTTAGAGGATGCaagaattttattaaatagaTGGGGATATCGAAGATGTGAAGATATATGTTGGTTGAAaactaatataaatgaaaaaaataaaaaaattaaatacttaaatgaaataaataatgaaaattcttATTTACAAAGAACAACGGAGCATTGCTTAGTTGGCATCAAAGGAGCGGTTAGAAGGTCATAcgatattcatttaattcatGCAAATTTAGATACAGATGTTATTATAGCTGAAGAGACagatgaaaatatttataataataacaaaccAGAGgaattatacaaaattattgaaaaattcTGTTtaggaagaagaaaaatcgAATTATTTGGTACtaatagaaatataagaaatggGTGGTTAACCCTAGGTAAAAATATGGATACAACTTTGTTTAATAAAGAAGAGTATATAAGCTGGTTCGAAGGGGATATCGCCTGGCCTGAAGCCACATCTTATGTAGGGGGGAAATATATGGGTACGACAAGTGAAATTGAAAATCTGCGCCCTAAATCGCCTCCAAGAAACGCAAATGGGTAG